The following coding sequences are from one Biomphalaria glabrata chromosome 8, xgBioGlab47.1, whole genome shotgun sequence window:
- the LOC106069252 gene encoding zinc finger protein 330 homolog, giving the protein MPKKKTGQRKKAEKQKERQKAINNAQYERGLDQRPCNHLMECDYCKRTQKNRAFCYFCNMIQRMPVCAQCGKIKCMSKGGDCAVKHAGQYVTGLGLVGAICDFCEAWVCHSKKCLQTHACTCPMADAVCHECKRGVWDHGGRIFTCSYCSKFLCEDDQFEHQASCQVLESENYKCLSCNKLGQYSCLRCKQCYCDDHVRRKGFKYVKGQPIPCPKCGSETQEVKELSMSTRGYKYGRQQIATGDDDDDEVDDEFSYRGATGGFTFGGYTLGAGGIKAVRVDDDGDDDDDDNEEEDEEDDDEEDDDNDEEEEEGDEEEEINSGDSDKEAEEDKSKKDISEKLQEVKI; this is encoded by the exons atgccaaagaagaaaacaGGACAGAGGAAAAAGGCtgaaaaacagaaagagagacagaaagcaATCAATAATGCTCAGTACGAAAGAGGTCTTGATCAAAGACCTTGCAATCATTTGATG gaaTGTGATTACTGTAAAAG AACCCAGAAAAACAGAGCATTTTGTTACTTTTGTAATATGATTCAACGTATGCCAGTCTGTGCTCAGTGTG GAAAAATAAAGTGCATGTCCAAAGGAGGTGACTGTGCTGTGAAACATGCTGGACAATATGTTACTGGACTTGGTTTAGTA GGAGCTATATGTGACTTTTGTGAGGCTTGGGTTTGTCACagtaagaaatgtttacaaactCATGCATGTACCTGTCCAATGGCAGATGCAGTATGTCATGAATGTAAAAGAGGGGTTTGGGATCATG GTGGCAGAATATTTACATGTTCCTACTGTAGCAAGTTTCTGTGTGAAGATGATCAATTTGAGCACCAAGCTAGCTGCCAAGTCTTAGAAtctgaaaactataaat GTCTTTCCTGCAATAAGCTTGGTCAATACTCCTGCCTTCGATgtaaa CAATGTTACTGTGATGACCATGTCCGACGCAAAGGATTCAAGTATGTTAAAGGCCAACCTATTCCTTGTCCTAAATGTGGCAGTGAGACACAAGAAGTCAAAGAGCTCAGCATGTCca CCCGAGGCTATAAATATGGAAGGCAACAGATAGCTACAggggatgatgatgatgatgaagtgGATGATGAGTTTAGCTACAGAGGTGCCACTGGGGGGTTTACTTTTGGTGGATACACTCTGGGAGCTGGAGGGATTAAAGCAGTTCGGG TTGATGATGATggcgatgatgatgatgatgacaatgaGGAAGAGGATGAggaagatgatgatgaagaagatgatgataatgatgaagaagaagaagaaggggATGAGGAGGAAGAAATTAACTCTGGAGACAGTGACAAAGAGGCTGAAGAAGATAAAAGCAAAAAGGATATTAGTGAAAAACTCCAagaagtaaaaatttaa